One genomic segment of Bombus vancouverensis nearcticus chromosome 11, iyBomVanc1_principal, whole genome shotgun sequence includes these proteins:
- the LOC117154690 gene encoding alpha-amylase, with amino-acid sequence MLATATFLAVLVLAASGATNKDPHFVPGHDTIVHLFEWKWNDIAEECERFLGPMGYGGVQVSPLQENLVIANRPWWERYQPISYFWTTRSGTKEEFINMVARCNNAGVRIYVDAILNHMSGNLNNAHGTGISKADTYHYEYYQVPYHAQHFHKPCSVNNYNDPQNVRNCELTGLHDLDQSQEYVRSKLVNFLNEAVDAGVAGFRIDAAKHMWPNDLNIIYSRVKNLNTRHGFPPNSKPYIYQEVIDYGGEAISKREYNQQAVVIEFKYASELSNSFRGNNLLKWFVNFGEQWGLLPSQDALVFVDNHDTQRDNHQILTYKSSKLYKMAVAFMLAHPFGTPRVMSSFDFQSKDQGPPHDGNGNIISATINPDNSCGNGWICEHRWRQIYNMVRFRNAVKGTSIKNWWDNGSNQIAFCRGNSGFVAFNNDRNDLRATLKTCLPPGQYCDVISGNLENRRCTGKVVNVQQNGDAYIEISKGEEDGVLAIHVGAKL; translated from the exons ATGTTGGCGACTGCGACGTTTTTAGCTGTACTTGTATTGGCAGCGAGTGGAGCCACGAACAAAGACCCCCACTTTGTTCCTGGCCACGATACCATCGTGCATCTTTTCGAATGGAAATGGAACGACATTGCAGAGGAATGCGAAAGATTTCTTGGGCCAATGGGATACGGTGGAGTGCag GTATCACCATTACAAGAGAATCTGGTGATCGCTAACAGGCCATGGTGGGAACGTTACCAACCAATTTCCTACTTCTGGACTACGCGATCCGGCacgaaagaagaatttatcaatATGGTTGCAAGATGCAACAATGCTGGTGTCCGAATTTACGTAGACGCTATCTTGAATCACATGTCCGGCAATTTGAACAATGCTCATGGCACTGGAATCTCCAAAGCAGACACGTACCACTACGAATATTATCAAGTGCCTTACCACGCTCAACATTTCCATAAACCTTGCTCGGTTAACAACTACAACGATCCACAGAACGTGCGAAATTGCGAACTGACTGGTCTTCATGATTTGGATCAGAGTCAAGAATACGTCAGATCGAAGCTGGTGAATTTCTTGAATGAAGCTGTCGACGCTGGTGTTGCTGGCTTCCG AATCGATGCTGCCAAGCACATGTGGCCAAACGACTTGAACATCATTTACTCGAGAGTAAAGAACCTGAACACTCGGCACGGTTTCCCTCCAAATTCCAAGCCATACATATACCAAGAAGTGATCGATTATGGCGGCGAGGCAATTTCTAAACGCGAGTACAACCAACAGGCTGTGGTAATTGAGTTCAAATACGCCTCCGAACTCTCCAACTCGTTCCGGGGTAACAATCTTTTGAAATGGTTCGTCAACTTTGGAGAGCAATGGGGTCTTTTACCCTCTCAAGATGCCCTCGTGTTCGTCGATAATCACGACACGCAACGTGACAATCATCAAATACTCACCTACAAATCATCAAAACTGTACAAG ATGGCGGTCGCCTTCATGTTAGCCCATCCCTTCGGTACACCGCGAGTGATGAGTTCCTTCGACTTCCAAAGCAAGGATCAAGGACCACCTCATGATGGCAATGGCAATATCATATCTGCAACTATCAATCCAGACAACAGTTGCGGCAACGGTTGGATCTGTGAACACCGTTGGAGGCAAATTTACAACATGGTTCGCTTCCGCAATGCAGTTAAAGGAACGAGCATTAAGAACTGGTGGGACAATGGCAGCAATCAGATTGCATTCTGTCGTGGAAATTCTGGATTTGTTGCGTTTAACAATGACCGGAATGATTTGAGAGCCACCCTCAAGACCTGCTTGCCTCCTGGTCAATACTGTGACGTGATTTCTGGTAACTTGGAGAATAGAAGATGCACTGGAAAGGTTGTTAACGTGCAACAGAATGGCGATGCTTATATCGAAATCTCTAAAGGAGAGGAGGATGGAGTTCTTGCTATTCACGTTGGG gcTAAACTGTAA